TCGTCGACAACGGCCGCGGCATCCCGGTGGGCATCGTCCCCTCCGAGGGCAAGCCGGCCGTGGAGGTCGTGCTGACGGTGCTGCACGCGGGCGGCAAGTTCGGCGGGGGCGGCTACGCGGTCTCCGGCGGTCTGCACGGTGTGGGCGTCTCCGTGGTGAACGCGCTCTCCACCAAGGTCGCCGTCGAGGTGCGCACCGACGGCCACCGCTGGACGCAGGACTACAAGCTCGGTGTCCCGACCGCCCCGCTCGCCAGGAACGAGGCGACGGAGGAGACCGGCACCTCGGTGACGTTCTGGGCCGACGGCGACATCTTCGAGACCACCGAATACTCGTTCGAGACGTTGTCGCGCCGCTTCCAGGAGATGGCGTTCCTCAACAAGGGCCTGACGATCCGGCTCACGGACGAGCGCGAGTCGGCCAAGGCCACCGCCGGGGCGGACGAGGCGGGCGCCGACGAGAAGGACGAGGTCAAGTCCGTCACGTACCACTACGAGGGCGGCATCGTCGACTTCGTGAAGTACCTGAACGCGCGCAAGGGCGACATCGTCCACCCCTCCGTGATCGACATCGAGGCCGAGGACAAGGACAGGATGCTGTCCGTCGAGGTCGCGATGCAGTGGAACAACGGCTACAGCGAGGGCGTGTACTCCTTCGCCAACACCATCCACACCCACGAGGGCGGCACGCACGAGGAGGGCTTCCGCGCGGCGCTCACCGGTCTGATCAACCGGTACGCGCGCGACAAGAAGCTGCTGCGCGAGAAGGACGACAACCTCACGGGCGACGACATCCGCGAGGGCCTCACGGCGATCATCTCGGTCAAGCTGGGCGAGCCCCAGTTCGAGGGCCAGACCAAGACCAAGCTGGGCAACACCGAGGCGAAGACCTTCGTCCAGAAGGTCGTGCACGAACACCTGACCGACTGGCTGGACCGCAACCCCAACGAGGCCGCGGACATCATCCGCAAGTCCATCCAGGCGGCCACCGCCCGCGTGGCGGCCCGCAAGGCGCGCGACCTGACCCGCCGCAAGGGCCTGCTCGAATCGGCGTCGCTGCCGGGCAAGCTGTCGGACTGCCAGTCCAACGACCCGACCAAGTGCGAGATCTTCATCGTCGAGGGCGACTCCGCCGGCGGCTCGGCCAAGTCCGGCCGCAATCCGCAGTACCAGGCGATCCTCCCGATCCGCGGCAAGATCCTCAACGTCGAGAAGGCGCGGATCGACAAGATCCTGCAGAACCAGGAGATCCAGGCGCTGATCTCCGCCTTCGGCACGGGTGTGCACGAGGACTTCGACATCGAGAAGCTCCGCTATCACAAGATCATCCTCATGGCCGACGCCGACGTCG
The DNA window shown above is from Streptomyces sp. NBC_00670 and carries:
- the gyrB gene encoding DNA topoisomerase (ATP-hydrolyzing) subunit B, which codes for MLCQKGRFVADSGNPNENIPSTDAGAHDPGPTSSPGSAAGEVPPAYDASAITVLEGLDAVRKRPGMYIGSTGERGLHHLVYEVVDNSVDEALAGHADTIDVTILADGGVRVVDNGRGIPVGIVPSEGKPAVEVVLTVLHAGGKFGGGGYAVSGGLHGVGVSVVNALSTKVAVEVRTDGHRWTQDYKLGVPTAPLARNEATEETGTSVTFWADGDIFETTEYSFETLSRRFQEMAFLNKGLTIRLTDERESAKATAGADEAGADEKDEVKSVTYHYEGGIVDFVKYLNARKGDIVHPSVIDIEAEDKDRMLSVEVAMQWNNGYSEGVYSFANTIHTHEGGTHEEGFRAALTGLINRYARDKKLLREKDDNLTGDDIREGLTAIISVKLGEPQFEGQTKTKLGNTEAKTFVQKVVHEHLTDWLDRNPNEAADIIRKSIQAATARVAARKARDLTRRKGLLESASLPGKLSDCQSNDPTKCEIFIVEGDSAGGSAKSGRNPQYQAILPIRGKILNVEKARIDKILQNQEIQALISAFGTGVHEDFDIEKLRYHKIILMADADVDGQHINTLLLTFLFRFMRPLVEAGHVFLSRPPLFKIKWGRDDFEYAYSDRERDALIELGRNNGKRVRDDSIQRFKGLGEMNAEELRVTTMDVDHRVLGQVTLDDAAQADDLFSVLMGEDVEARRAFIQRNAKDVRFLDI